A segment of the Diachasmimorpha longicaudata isolate KC_UGA_2023 chromosome 5, iyDiaLong2, whole genome shotgun sequence genome:
AAGGTAGAAAATGATATAaaaagaattttgaaaaactttATTCAAATGATTGATTTTCTCTGTATTATAATTGAGGTAGCAATTAATAGACATGCGAAACCGTAAGGTTTATCTATTATAACACGCATGGAAAATCATATGCGCGTAAAACGCCTGTTCCGCTTTAATATTTTAAACGAGGCAGAACGCACgttgtaattattaaaattatgattgaaatttttttaattaaatgaacCGTGACCTCAAGTTAGCCGGCCATATTAACTGCGAGTTAATAAGTTATAGATGCGATAGAGTGTCTtttcggttaaaaaaaaattcatttagtcTTGTCCTTctgaacaatatttttaaccaaatgattttttaggtATTACtcgatttatttaaacaatctGGACCCATGAGGAATGTGACGCGCGAGGACCAAGCATTCATTGGTATTCACGATCTATTTGCCGAGGGTGAGTGGGTGACAGTTCTAGGCGATTCGCTTCACAAATACGGATACACAAAATGGAGTAATCTTTGGGGTGGACAACCAGATAATGGAGGTGGGGTCCAACACTGTGGTACTCTATTAAAAGGAGGGGAAATGGATGACGTGAACTGTAATATACAATTTCCATTCTTTTGTGAAATTCCCAGCATTCGACTGGCTCATTAAGATTTTCAGATAATCTGATAATCCTAAATTACACTAATAGAGTTATCATTCagtaatacaaataaaaataaataatgacatTATCTCAtcacctattttttttaaatattcaaacaTCCACTTGAAGTCAATAATTGTTAAAGTAAGATTTCGAGTTTGGAGTGTACatcgtgaaataaaataaataaaataaaaattcgtttCTGTTATAACTGTCAATAATCTCAACTTTATTGTAGACGTAATAAAGTGTCTTATTTTATCTTTAACATATCTTGAATcttatgaaatatttcttttgcCAAGTCCTCCCGGTTTCCCCGATTCACTTCGATGACCTGACAACTTCGATCGTCATAAAATTTATCGAAGAATTTCGAGTGTCGTTGTGGTTCTCGATCCCTCGCTGGGATAGTCGCGATTATGATCCTCTGAAGTTGATCGTCTTTGCCAAAGAATAAATTCTCCACGAGCTCGTGGAAAGATTTACTCAATAACTCCATCTTTCCAATTTCATCGATCACAAGAACGTCCTGAAGATGAAGGAatgaattatcaacaattattcAACAATCAATACCAGTTATGAACGATTAACAATTATGTTTAATCAGGTCGTCTCTTGAATTCTTCTCTTCTTCATTCGTTTAGATAAATAAAGACTTTCTGGTACTGACGGATGTGGAATTTAATGCTGGAATTGCGATCTTCTGAAAATCATCGATGAACACTTGATAAGGGCCTACTCGCAGTTTCGATGGAGATTTTCCATTCAATGCAGAACTGAAACATGAATTTACGCGAATTAacattaattttgtaattttgagAACCGGAAATAAGGGCTTACTCAATGCGAGCTAAAATCCCTCTTGTCTCAATTTGGTCGAGTGTCGAAATATCAAAACCGATTCTCTTACGATCTTTTGATCTCACTTCTTCAGTATAAAAACCGGTA
Coding sequences within it:
- the LOC135162864 gene encoding nucleoside-triphosphatase THEP1 isoform X1, which translates into the protein MNTKMADSGSAVRKILFTGPPGIGKTTLCRKIISMLIACDVKTTGFYTEEVRSKDRKRIGFDISTLDQIETRGILARIDSALNGKSPSKLRVGPYQVFIDDFQKIAIPALNSTSDVLVIDEIGKMELLSKSFHELVENLFFGKDDQLQRIIIATIPARDREPQRHSKFFDKFYDDRSCQVIEVNRGNREDLAKEIFHKIQDMLKIK
- the LOC135162864 gene encoding nucleoside-triphosphatase THEP1 isoform X2 produces the protein MADSGSAVRKILFTGPPGIGKTTLCRKIISMLIACDVKTTGFYTEEVRSKDRKRIGFDISTLDQIETRGILARIDSALNGKSPSKLRVGPYQVFIDDFQKIAIPALNSTSDVLVIDEIGKMELLSKSFHELVENLFFGKDDQLQRIIIATIPARDREPQRHSKFFDKFYDDRSCQVIEVNRGNREDLAKEIFHKIQDMLKIK